The proteins below are encoded in one region of Parvicella tangerina:
- a CDS encoding two-component regulator propeller domain-containing protein, whose protein sequence is MNSSTLHILLVLFIALLFSPLKKYSQKWDEQFIPTAIEEGMADLTITSILQDQYGYMWFGTKNGLHKYDGYSFQIYNSDPSDPNTLSDNAIMCLAETSDGKIWVGTESHGLNLLDPITGKVKRFYATPDAASGLSSNQIYALTIDSKERLWIGTYDKGFCVYQNGAFEQFLPDINDPAKIGAGTIWNFLEATNGDMWISTWGSGVSKYNYDTKDFEHFRHDPNDPKSISDNLAGPTIQDHNGNLWITTWRNGLEHFDMKTKEFTHYTKDGPVGRRVSFNVLWPVIEDKEGNIWVGTYEAGLDRLNPETGELENFQYDPAFPRKFLHNNIWSLYIDRNDVLWIGTEGGGVMRYGGIKKKFTTIRPIIDESIPATNELVKSITTSDHYVWIGTWYHGLLRYDLTNDSIKSYYRYDREELGETGANQIRSLLKAHDGNIWVGSNRQGVFILNPTTGEVVDFKHLFDDKFTLSHNNVRALAQDLNGDIWVGTTHGLNRFNKKDSTFTRFLEVNSGLTNEQVNALSSSLNNVLWIGTNNGLQYYDLQTDELIQVSAPGDLTSNAVNDLVESSNGLVWIGTKSGLNKYDPETGKFSQYAIKNQKALNNINSIEEDPNGNLWLSSNFGLLKFDPTNESFSLFDQNEGVQVLNYAPGASCVTTTGVLFFGGIGGVTGLNPQHIEVNKNPPEMLITGIVVNGVDITEDKHPSEINTLVVPYTDNSIKIHFTGFSYVDPDKTRYAYIMEGADSDWNYVGSNRTAFYSNLPPGKYVFKVKAVNEDGLWSDEVTLSITIPTPYWQKWWFYLICFLVFAGLIWVIVKWRLRKLEKEKERLELIVDERTKEVVEQKEIIEEKNKEMMDSINYAKGIQDALLPKKEYITKNIPNSFVLFKPKDIVSGDFYWMEKHEDTIFCAVADCTGHGVPGAFVSMVGANGLHRTVREYGLRMPNKILDKLAVLVERTFKERKDGMDLALCAINLKNSEVYYSGANNPLYILREGTAALLANGEPVEPNKEQGDTKLYEIKATRQPVGKFDHRKPFELTRCELLPGDKLYMFTDGYADQFGGPKGKKFKYSTFKKMLMQIFDENMAQQQTIISQRFEDWKGDVEQIDDVCVIGLAVKE, encoded by the coding sequence GTGAACTCCTCTACCCTACACATATTGCTTGTCTTGTTTATTGCGCTGTTGTTTTCTCCTTTAAAAAAATACAGTCAAAAGTGGGATGAGCAATTCATTCCTACGGCCATCGAAGAAGGAATGGCAGATCTTACCATCACTTCTATCCTTCAAGATCAATACGGTTACATGTGGTTTGGCACGAAAAACGGACTGCATAAATATGACGGTTATTCCTTTCAAATATACAATAGCGACCCATCAGATCCGAATACGCTTTCGGATAACGCCATCATGTGTCTAGCTGAAACTTCAGATGGAAAAATATGGGTGGGAACCGAATCACATGGGTTGAATTTATTGGATCCAATAACAGGAAAAGTGAAAAGGTTCTATGCAACACCAGATGCCGCTAGTGGATTGTCTAGCAATCAAATCTATGCATTGACGATCGATAGTAAAGAGCGGTTGTGGATCGGCACCTATGATAAAGGGTTTTGTGTTTATCAAAATGGCGCTTTCGAACAATTTCTTCCTGACATCAATGATCCAGCAAAAATTGGTGCGGGTACCATCTGGAACTTTCTGGAAGCTACGAATGGAGACATGTGGATCTCCACCTGGGGAAGCGGGGTCAGTAAATATAATTACGACACGAAAGATTTTGAACACTTTAGGCATGATCCAAATGATCCAAAAAGTATTAGCGACAATCTTGCCGGACCAACCATACAGGACCATAATGGAAATCTTTGGATTACCACCTGGAGAAATGGACTTGAACACTTTGATATGAAGACAAAGGAGTTCACGCATTACACAAAAGATGGTCCAGTTGGTCGAAGAGTATCTTTCAACGTACTCTGGCCAGTAATTGAAGATAAAGAAGGTAATATCTGGGTGGGAACCTATGAAGCAGGACTAGATCGGTTAAACCCTGAAACTGGAGAGCTTGAAAACTTTCAATATGACCCAGCTTTTCCAAGGAAGTTTCTTCACAATAATATTTGGAGTCTTTACATCGACAGAAATGATGTCTTGTGGATTGGAACAGAAGGCGGTGGTGTTATGAGGTACGGTGGGATTAAGAAAAAATTCACAACGATCCGACCAATTATTGACGAAAGTATACCTGCTACAAATGAACTTGTGAAGTCGATTACTACCTCTGATCACTACGTGTGGATAGGTACTTGGTACCATGGATTACTAAGGTACGATTTAACTAACGATTCCATTAAAAGTTACTATCGCTACGATCGTGAGGAATTGGGTGAAACTGGTGCTAATCAGATCCGGTCGCTATTAAAAGCTCACGATGGTAATATATGGGTTGGTTCCAACAGACAAGGAGTCTTTATACTCAACCCAACCACTGGTGAAGTTGTGGACTTCAAACATCTTTTTGATGATAAGTTTACATTGTCTCACAATAATGTTAGAGCATTGGCTCAAGACCTCAACGGAGACATCTGGGTGGGAACTACTCACGGTTTGAATCGATTCAATAAAAAAGACAGCACGTTCACAAGGTTTCTTGAGGTAAACAGTGGTCTCACCAATGAACAAGTGAATGCATTATCAAGTTCATTGAATAATGTTTTATGGATTGGCACCAACAACGGACTTCAGTATTATGACCTACAAACCGATGAATTAATTCAAGTTTCAGCACCCGGTGATCTTACCAGCAATGCTGTAAATGACCTTGTTGAATCCTCAAATGGTTTGGTCTGGATCGGAACCAAAAGTGGACTAAATAAATACGATCCTGAAACGGGTAAATTCTCACAATACGCTATCAAAAATCAAAAAGCGCTCAACAATATTAATTCGATAGAAGAAGATCCCAATGGCAATCTTTGGTTGAGTAGTAATTTTGGTTTACTAAAATTCGATCCCACAAACGAGAGCTTTTCCCTTTTTGATCAGAACGAAGGAGTACAAGTGCTTAACTATGCCCCCGGGGCGTCTTGCGTTACAACAACGGGAGTTCTTTTTTTTGGAGGAATTGGTGGGGTTACAGGCTTGAACCCCCAGCATATTGAAGTCAATAAAAATCCTCCAGAAATGCTGATTACGGGTATTGTGGTAAACGGTGTTGACATTACAGAAGATAAACACCCTTCAGAGATTAATACTCTAGTGGTGCCCTACACTGATAACAGCATTAAAATACACTTCACTGGATTTAGTTATGTAGACCCTGACAAAACGCGCTATGCATATATTATGGAAGGTGCTGATAGCGATTGGAACTATGTAGGGTCCAATAGGACCGCTTTTTATTCAAACCTTCCTCCTGGAAAATATGTATTTAAAGTGAAGGCAGTAAATGAGGATGGCCTTTGGAGTGATGAAGTCACTTTGTCCATCACAATTCCAACTCCCTATTGGCAAAAATGGTGGTTCTATTTAATTTGCTTTTTGGTATTTGCAGGTTTGATTTGGGTAATCGTAAAATGGCGACTTAGAAAACTTGAGAAAGAAAAAGAGAGATTGGAGTTAATCGTTGATGAAAGAACAAAAGAAGTGGTAGAACAAAAAGAAATCATTGAAGAGAAAAATAAAGAAATGATGGACAGCATCAACTATGCAAAAGGAATTCAAGATGCTTTACTCCCGAAAAAGGAATATATCACAAAAAATATCCCGAACTCATTTGTACTCTTTAAGCCAAAAGATATCGTATCCGGTGATTTTTACTGGATGGAGAAACATGAAGACACCATTTTCTGTGCCGTAGCAGATTGTACCGGACATGGAGTTCCAGGGGCATTTGTCAGCATGGTGGGAGCAAACGGACTGCATCGTACCGTACGTGAGTACGGACTCCGAATGCCGAACAAAATACTCGATAAACTAGCTGTTTTAGTTGAGCGAACCTTCAAAGAACGTAAAGATGGGATGGATCTTGCGCTGTGTGCTATCAACTTAAAGAATAGCGAGGTTTACTATTCAGGGGCAAACAACCCACTTTACATACTCAGAGAAGGAACTGCGGCATTATTAGCAAATGGAGAACCAGTCGAACCTAATAAAGAACAAGGCGACACCAAGTTGTATGAGATCAAGGCAACCAGACAACCGGTTGGAAAATTTGATCACCGAAAACCTTTTGAGCTGACCCGATGTGAACTCTTACCGGGAGATAAACTTTATATGTTTACGGATGGTTATGCAGATCAATTCGGTGGACCAAAAGGAAAAAAGTTTAAGTACAGCACTTTCAAAAAGATGTTGATGCAGATTTTTGACGAAAATATGGCGCAGCAACAAACGATTATAAGTCAACGTTTCGAAGACTGGAAAGGTGACGTAGAACAAATTGATGACGTTTGTGTGATCGGTCTTGCGGTTAAAGAGTAG